Proteins co-encoded in one Vigna unguiculata cultivar IT97K-499-35 unplaced genomic scaffold, ASM411807v1 contig_528, whole genome shotgun sequence genomic window:
- the LOC114172281 gene encoding uncharacterized protein LOC114172281 produces the protein MDYMNRIFRPWLDKFVVVFIDDILIYSRTREEHADHLKVVLKILRDHQLYGKLSKCEFWLEEVQFLGHVISAKGIVVDLAKIEMVLNWERPKTVTEVRSFLGLAGYYKRFVEGISKKVNPLTQLTRKDQSFSWTEQCKECFEEMKKCLTTAPVLVIPDTEKVFEVYCDASYQGHDLELQQFVGWLGTEKGKDY, from the exons atggattacatgaatagaatTTTTCGACCTTGgttggataagtttgttgttgtctttattgatgacattcttatttactcGAGGACACGAGAGGAACATGCCGATCACTTGAAGGTAGTGTTGAAGATACTCAGAGACCACCAGTTGTATGGGAAgctgtccaagtgtgagttttggCTAGAGGAGGTACAGTTTCTTGGACATGTCATCTCAGCTAAGGGTATTGTAGTAGACCTGGCTAAGATTGAGATGGTACTTAACTGGGAAAGGCCTAAGACAGTGACGGAGGTGCGAAGTTTCTTGGGCCTAGCAGGTTACTACAAGAGGTTTGTGGAGGGGATCTCAAAGAAGGTGAACCCATTGACACAACTGACAAGAAAAGACCAGTCGTTCTCTTGGACCGAGCAGTGTAAAGAGTGCTTTGAGGAAATGAAGAAGTGTTTGACTACCGCTCCAGTGCTAGTGATTCCAGATACCGAGAAGGTgtttgaggtgtactgtgatgcATCATATCAAG GACATGACTTGGAATTACAACAGTTTGTGGGGTGGTTAGGTACTGAAAAAGGGAAGGATTATTAG